One window from the genome of Salvelinus sp. IW2-2015 unplaced genomic scaffold, ASM291031v2 Un_scaffold16393, whole genome shotgun sequence encodes:
- the sptan1 gene encoding spectrin alpha chain, non-erythrocytic 1 isoform X6, whose product MATTSPQRMDTSGVKVLESADDIQERRQQVLDRYRRFKELSGVRRQKLEDSYRFQFFRRDADELEKWIQEKLQIASDENYKDPTNLQGKLQKHQAFEAEVQANAGAIIKLDETGNLMISEGHFASETIRTRLEELHRLWDLLLQKTKEKGVRLLQAQKLVQYLRECEDALDWISDKEAMATSEELGQDLEHVEVLQKKFEEFQTDLAAHEERVNEVNQLAGKLSQESHPEAELIVRKQEEVNAAWQRLKGLAQQRQGRLFGAAEVQRFNRDVDETISWIKEKEQLMASDDFGRDLASVQALLRKHEGLERDLAALEDKVNTLGGEAERLQQTHPQNASQIHLKRDELITNWEQIRTLAAERHARLNDSYRLQRYTSDFRDLTSWVTEMKALINADELANDVAGAEALLDRHQEHKGEIDAHEDSFKATDEAGQALLNTGHYASEEVKEKLGVLTEEKESLLELWEVRRQQYEQCMDLQLFYRDTEQVDNWMSKQEAFLLNEDLGDSLDSVEALLKKHEDFEKSLSAQEEKITALDEFATKLIQNNHYAKEDVATRRDALLSRRNALHERAQSRRAALEDSFHLQQFSRDSDELKSWINEKMKTATDEAYKDPSNLQGKVQKHQAFEAELSANQSRIDALQKSGQELLDGKHYATDEVSVRMDEVSSQWKKLLEATELKGIKLREANQQQQFNRNVEDIELWLYEVEGHLASDDYGKDLTSVQNLQKKHALLEADVAAHQDRIDGITIQARQFQEAGHFDADNIKRKQEALMARYDALRDPMAARKQKLSDSLRLQQLFRDVEDEETWIREKEPIAASTNRGKDLIGVQNLLKKHQALQAEIAGHEPRIKAVTQKGEAMVEEGHFAGEEVKVKLEELNGRWDTLKGKAGQRRQDLEDSLQAQQYFADANEAESWMREKEPIVSSPDYGKDEDSAEALLKKHEALMSDLSAYGSSIQALKEQAQTCRQQVAPTDDETGKELVLALYDYQEKSPREVTMKKGDILTLLNSTNKDWWKVEVNDRQGFVPAAYVKKLDPTQSSSRENLLDEQGSIGLRQDQIENQPLAKEACSVSVRMKQVEELYGTLQELGEKRKDMLEKSCKKFMLFREANELQQWINEKEGALTNEEVGSDLEQVEVLQKKFDDFQKDLKANESRLRDINKVASELESEGLMAEEATMVQAQEQVMLGSAPGQDEADNKNASPWKNVRLAVQTTANFNTIKELNNRWRSLQQLAEERSNMLGSAHEVQRFHRDADETKEWIEEKNQALNTDNYGHDLASVQALQRKHEGFERDLAALGDKVNSLGETAERLIQSHPEAVDDIQEKCTELNTAWSSLVGRADQRKDKLGNSHDLQRFLSDFRDLMSWINGIRGLVSSEELAKDVTGAEALLERHQEHRTEIDARAGTFQAFEQFGQQLLARGHYASPEIQQKLEALDHERADLEKAWVQRRMMLDQCLELQLFNRDCEQAENWMAAREAFLASDDKGDSLDSVEALIKKHEDFDKAINVQEEKIAALQSFADQLVGADHYAKPEIFNRRNEVLDRWRRLKAQMIEKRSKLGESQTLQQFSRDVDEIEAWISEKLQTATDESYKDPTNIQLSKLLSKHQKHQAFEAELHANADRIRGVIDTGNALIHRGACSGSEDAVQSRLGALDEQWQFLVNKSAEKSQKLKEANKQQNFNTGIKDFDFWLSEVEALLASEDYGKDLASVNNLLKKHQLLEADISAHEDRLKDLNGQADSLTASTAFDPTQVKDKRDAVNGRFAKIKSMATGRRAKLNESHRLHQFFRDLDDEESWIKEKKLLVSSEDYGRDLTGVQNLRKKHKRLEAELGAHEPAIQSVQDTGKKLSDDNTIGQDEIEQRLAQFEEHWMELKDLAAARGQRLEESLEYQQFVANVEEEEAWINEKLNLVGSEDYGDTLAAVQGLLKKHEAFETDFSVHRDRVNDVCSNGDELIKKNNHHVDSISAKMASLRGKVSELERAAAMRKAKLDENSAFLQFNWKADVVESWIGEKENSLKTDDYGRDLSSVQTLLTKQETFDAGLQAFQQEGITNITALKDQLLAAKHVQSKAIEARHAALMKRWNQLLDNSQARKKKLLEAQEHFRKVEDLFLTFAKKASAFNSWFENAEEDLTDPVRCNSLEEIRALRDAHEAFRSSLSSAQADFNQLAELDRQIKSYQVVSNPYTWFTMEALEETWRNLQKIIKERELELQKEQRRQEENDKLRQEFAQHANAFHQWLQETRTYLLDGSCMVEESGTLESQLEATKRKHQEIRAMRSQLKKIEDLGAAMEEALILDNKYTEHSTVGLAQQWDQLDQLGMRMQHNLEQQIQARNTTGVTEDALKEFSMMFKHFDKEKSGRLNHQEFKSCLRSLGYDLPMVEEGEPDPEFESILDTVDPNRDGNVSLQEYMAFMISRETENVKSSEEIESAFRALSVDAKPYVTKEELYQNLSKEQADYCISHMKPYLDSKGREMPSAFDFVEFTRSLFVN is encoded by the exons ATGGCCACCACCTCTCCTCAG AGAATGGATACCAGTGGGGTGAAAGTGCTGGAGTCTGCTGATGACATCCAGGAGCGCCGGCAGCAGGTGTTGGACCGCTACCGGCGCTTCAAGGAGCTTTCGGGTGTGCGACGGCAGAAGCTGGAGGACTCGTACCGCTTCCAGTTCTTCCGCCGCGATGCTGACGAGCTGGAGAAGTGGATCCAGGAGAAGCTGCAGATCGCCTCTGATGAGAACTACAAGGACCCTACCAACCTCCAG GGCAAGCTCCAGAAACATCAGGCCTTCGAGGCGGAGGTGCAGGCCAATGCTGGAGCCATCATTAAGCTAGACGAGACTGGCAACCTTATGATCTCCGAAGGCCACTTTGCCTCCGAAACCATCCGC ACTCGTCTGGAGGAGCTTCACCGTCTTTGGGACCTGCTGCTGCAGAAGACCAAGGAGAAGGGTGTCCGTCTGCTGCAGGCCCAGAAGCTGGTGCAGTACCTGCGCGAGTGTGAGGATGCCCTGGACTGGATCAGTGACAAG GAGGCCATGGCCACCTCGGAGGAGCTGGGCCAGGACCTGGAGCACGTAGAGGTGCTCCAGAAGAAGTTTGAGGAGTTCCAGACGGACCTGGCAGCCCACGAGGAGCGTGTGAACGAGGTGAACCAGCTGGCGGGCAAGTTGAGCCAGGAGTCCCACCCCGAGGCGGAGCTCATCGTTCGCAAGCAGGAGGAGGTGAACGCCGCCTGGCAGAGGCTCAAGGGCCTGGCGCAGCAGAGGCAGGGCAGGCTGTTCGGAGCCGCCGAGGTGCAGAGATTTAACAG GGATGTGGACGAGACCATTAGCTGGATCAAGGAGAAGGAGCAGCTCATGGCATCCGATGACTTTGGCCGGGACCTGGCCAGCGTTCAGGCTCTGCTGCGCAAGCATGAGGgcctggagagagacctggctgcCCTCGAGGACAAGGTCAACACTCTGGGCGGAGAGGCTGAACGTCTGCAGCAGACACACCCCCAGAACGCCTCCCAGATCCACCTGAAGAGGGATGAGCTCATCACCAACTGGGAGCAGATCCGCACGCTGGCCGCCGAGCGCCACGCCCGCCTCAACGACTCCTACAG GCTGCAGCGCTACACTTCAGACTTCCGTGACCTGACCAGCTGGGTGACGGAGATGAAGGCCCTGATCAATGCTGATGAGCTGGCCAACGACGTGGCTGGAGCTGAGGCTCTCCTCGACCGCCACCAGGAACACAAG GGTGAGATTGACGCCCATGAGGACAGCTTCAAAGCCACGGACGAGGCCGGCCAGGCTCTGCTCAACACTGGACACTACGCCTCAGAGGAGGTCAAGGAGAAG ctgggtgTACTGACTGAGGAGAAGGAGTCTCTGCTGGAGCTGTGGGAGGTGCGCAGGCAGCAGTACGAGCAGTGCATGGACCTGCAACTCTTCTACAGGGACACGGAGCAGGTCGACAACTGGATGAGCAAGCAAGAG GCGTTCCTTCTGAACGAGGATCTTGGTGACTCTCTGGACAGCGTGGAGGCCCTGCTGAAGAAACACGAGGACTTTGAGAAGTCCCTCAGCGCCCAGGAGGAGAAGATCACT GCCCTGGATGAATTTGCCACCAAACTGATCCAGAACAACCACTACGCCAAGGAGGATGTGGCCACTCGTAGAGATGCT CTGCTGAGCCGCCGTAACGCCCTGCATGAGCGTGCCCAGTCCCGCCGCGCCGCCCTGGAGGACTCCTTCCACTTGCAGCAGTTCTCCCGCGACTCGGACGAGCTCAAGAGCTGGATCAATGAGAAGATGAAGACGGCCACCGACGAAGCCTACAAG GATCCGTCCAACTTGCAGGGCAAGGTCCAGAAGCACCAGGCCTTCGAGGCGGAGCTGTCAGCCAACCAGAGCCGCATCGACGCGCTGCAGAAGTCTGGACAGGAGCTCCTGGACGGAAAGCACTACGCCACGGACGAAGTGTCGGTCCGCATGGACGAGGTCAGCTCCCAGTGGAAGAAGCTGCTGGAGGCCACTGAGCTCAAAG gCATCAAGCTGCGTGAGGCTAACCAGCAGCAGCAGTTCAACAGGAATGTGGAGGACATTGAGCTGTGGCTTTACGAGGTGGAGGGCCACCTGGCCTCCGATGACTACGGCAAGGACCTGACCAGCGTCCagaacctgcagaagaaacatgCCCTGCTGGAGGCCGATGTGGCCGCACACCAG gaCCGCATTGACGGCATCACCATCCAGGCGCGTCAGTTCCAGGAGGCGGGCCACTTTGACGCTGACAACATCAAGCGCAAGCAGGAGGCCCTGATGGCGCGCTACGACGCCCTTCGCGACCCTATGGCTGCTCGCAAGCAGAAGCTATCAGACTCGCTGCGGCTGCAGCAGCTCTTCAGAGATGTGGAGGACGAGGAGACCTGGATCCGGGAGAAGGAGCCCATCGCCGCCTCCACCAACCGGGGCAAAGACTTGATTGGCGTTCAGAACTTGCTGAAGAAGCACCAGGCCCTGCAAGCGGAGATCGCCGGCCACGAACCCCGCATCAAGGCTGTCACCCAAAAGGGAGAGGCCATGGTGGAGGAAG GTCACTTTGCCGGAGAGGAGGTGAAGGTGAAGCTGGAGGAGCTGAACGGCCGCTGGGACACCCTGAAGGGCAAGGCCGGGCAGCGCAGGCAGGACCTGGAGGATTCGCTGCAGGCCCAGCAGTACTTTGCCGACGCCAACGAGGCAGAGTCCTGGATGAGGGAGAAGGAGCCCATTGTGAGCAGCCCCGACTACGGCAAGGACGAGGACTCTGCTGAG GCCCTGCTGAAGAAGCACGAAGCCCTGATGTCTGACCTGAGTGCCTATGGAAGCAGCATCCAGGCTCTGAAGGAGCAGGCCCAAACCTGTAGG CAACAAGTGGCTCCCACCGATGATGAGACGGGTAAAGAGCTGGTGCTGGCCCTCTATGACTACCAGGAGAAGAGCCCCCGCGAGGTCACCATGAAGAAGGGAGACATCCTCACCCTGCTCAACAGCACtaacaag GACTGGTGGAAGGTGGAGGTGAACGACCGCCAGGGTTTTGTTCCGGCAGCCTACGTCAAGAAGCTGGATCCCACCCAGTCCTCTTCCAGAGAGAACCTGCTGGATGAGCAGGGCAGCATCGGCCTGCGCCAGGATCAGATTGAGAACCA GCCGTTGGCCAAGGAGGCGTGCAGTGTGTCTGTACGCATGAAGCAGGTGGAAGAACT GTACGGAACTCTCCAGGAGCTGGGCGAGAAGCGCAAGGACATGCTGGAGAAGAGCTGCAAGAAGTTCATGCTGTTCCGCGAAGCCAACGAACTACAGCAGTGGATTAACGAGAAGGAGGGAGCCCTCACCAATGAGGAGGTGGGCTCCGACCTGGAGCAGGTGGAGGTGCTGCAGAAGAAGTTTGACGACTTCCAGAAG GACCTGAAGGCCAATGAGTCTCGTCTGAGGGACATCAACAAGGTGGCGTCTGAGCTGGAGTCTGAGGGCCTGATGGCCGAGGAGGCAACCATGGTCCAAGCTCAG gaaCAAGTGATGCTGGGATCTGCTCCTGGCCAG GATGAGGCTGATAACAAGAATGCCTCTCCATGGAAG AATGTACGCTTGGCTGTTCAAACGACGGCTAACTTTAATACTATCAAG GAGCTGAACAACCGCTGGAGATCCCTGCAGCAGCTGGCCGAGGAGAGGAGCAACATGCTGGGCAGTGCCCACGAAGTGCAGAGGttccacag GGATGCGGATGAGACCAAGGAGTGGATCGAGGAGAAGAACCAAGCGCTGAACACAGACAACTATGGCCACGACCTGGCCAGCGTTCAGGCCCTTCAGCGCAAACACGAGGGCTTTGAGAGAGACCTGGCCGCCCTGGGAGATAAG GTGAACTCCCTGGGGGAGACAGCGGAGCGTCTGATCCAGTCCCACCCGGAGGCGGTGGACGACATCCAGGAGAAGTGCACAGAGCTCAATACGGCCTGGAGCAGCCTGGTGGGGCGCGCCGACCAGCGAAAGGATAAGCTAGGCAACTCCCACGACCTGCAGCGCTTCCTCTCCGACTTCAGGGACCTCATGTCCTGGATCAACGGCATCCGAGGCCTGGTGTCCTCagaagagctggccaaggacgtgaCCGGGGCTGAGGCCCTGCTAGAGAGACACCAG GAGCACCGTACTGAGATCGACGCCCGTGCGGGCACCTTCCAGGCCTTTGAGCAGTTTGGCCAGCAGCTGTTGGCGCGCGGCCACTACGCCAGCCCTGAGATCCAGCAGAAGCTGGAGGCCTTGGACCACGAGAGGGCAGACCTGGAGAAGGCCTGGGTGCAGAGACGAATGATGCTCGACCAGTGCCTGGAGCTCCAG cTGTTCAACCGTGACTGTGAACAGGCTGAGAACTGGATGGCGGCTCGCGAGGCCTTCCTGGCCAGCGACGACAAGGGTGACTCCCTGGACAGCGTGGAGGCTCTCATCAAGAAACACGAGGACTTTGACAAGGCCATCAACGTGCAGGAGGAGAAGATCGCTGCTCTGCAGTCCTTTGCAGACCAGCTGGTTGGCGCGGATCATTATGCCAAACCAGAGATATTCAACCGTCGCAATGAAGTCCTGGACAG GTGGCGCCGTCTGAAGGCTCAGATGATTGAGAAGCGCTCCAAGCTGGGCGAGTCCCAGACGCTGCAGCAGTTCAGCCGCGACGTGGACGAGATAGAGGCCTGGATCAGCGAGAAGCTGCAGACAGCTACAGATGAGTCCTATAAGGACCCCACCAACATCCAG CTGTCGAAGCTGCTG AGTAAGCACCAGAAGCACCAGGCCTTCGAGGCGGAGTTGCATGCCAACGCAGACCGCATCCGTGGGGTTATCGACACTGGCAACGCCCTCATCCATAGAGGGGCCTGCTCCGGCAGTGAGGATGCGGTTCAG TCGCGTCTGGGTGCTCTGGACGAGCAGTGGCAGTTCCTGGTGAACAAGTCGGCAGAGAAGAGCCAGAAGCTGAAAGAAGCCAACAAGCAGCAGAACTTCAACACTGGCATCAAGGACTTTGACTTCTGGCTCTCTGag GTCGAGGCCCTTCTTGCCTCTGAGGATTATGGCAAAGACCTTGCCTCAGTCAACAACCTGCTGAAGAAACACCAGCTTCTGGAAGCCGACATCTCTGCTCATGAG GATCGTCTGAAGGACCTGAACGGCCAGGCTGACAGCCTGACGGCCAGCACGGCCTTCGACCCCACCCAAGTTAAGGACAAGCGCGACGCCGTCAATGGACGCTTCGCCAAGATCAAGAGCATGGCCACTGGCCGCCGTGCAAAGCTCAACGAGTCGCACCGCCTGCACCAGTTCTTCAGGGACCTGGACGACGAGGAGTCTTGGATCAA AGAAAAGAAATTGCTAGTGAGTTCGGAGGACTATGGacgtgatttgacaggagtgcagAATCTGAGGAAGAAACACAAGAGGCTGGAGGCTGAGTTGGGGGCCCATGAGCCGGCCATCCAGTCTGTGCAGGACACAGGGAAGAAGCTGTCTGATGACAACACCATCGGCCAGGATGAGATTGAGCAGAGGCTGGCCCAGTTTGAGGAGCACTGGATGGAGCTGAAGGACCTGGCTGCAGCCAG GGGACAGAGGCTGGAGGAGTCGCTGGAATACCAGCAGTTTGTTGCGAATGTTGAAGAGGAGGAAGCCTGGATTAACGAGAAGCTGAACCTGGTGGGAAGTGAAGACTACGGGGATACCCTGGCTGCTGTGCAGGGCCTGTTGAAGAAGCATGAGGCGTTTGAGACTGACTTCTCCGTGCACAGGGACAGAGTGAATGACGTGTGTTCCAACGGAGACGAGCTCATTAAGAAG AACAACCACCACGTGGACAGCATCTCAGCCAAGATGGCGTCCCTGCGGGGCAAGGTGTCTGAGCTGGAGAGGGCCGCTGCAATGAGAAAAGCGAAGCTGGATGAGAACTCTGCCTTCTTGCAGTTCAACTGGAAGGCTGACGTGGTGGAGTCCTGGATCG GTGAGAAGGAGAACAGCCTGAAGACTGATGACTACGGACGAGATCTCTCATCTGTGCAGACCTTGCTCACTAAGCAG GAGACGTTTGACGCAGGGCTGCAGGCCTTCCAGCAGGAGGGTATCACCAACATCACGGCCCTCAAGGACCAGCTGCTGGCGGCCAAGCACGTCCAGTCCAAGGCCATCGAGGCGCGCCACGCTGCCCTCATGAAGCGCTGGAACCAGCTTCTCGACAACTCACAGGCCCGCAAGAAGAAACTGCTGGAGGCCCAGGAGCACTTCAGGAAG GTGGAAGACCTGTTCCTGACCTTTGCCAAGAAGGCGTCGGCCTTCAACAGCTGGTTTGAGAACGCTGAGGAGGACTTGACAGATCCGGTGCGCTGCAACTCGCTGGAGGAGATCCGGGCGCTGCGCGACGCCCACGAGGCCTTCCGCTCATCGCTGAGCTCGGCGCAGGCCGACTTCAACCAGCTGGCCGAGCTGGACCGGCAGATCAAGAGCTACCAGGTGGTGTCCAACCCCTACACCTGGTTCACTATGGAGGCCCTGGAAGAGACCTGGAGGAACCTgcagaagatcatcaag GAACGAGAGCTGGAGCTGCAGAAGGAgcagaggaggcaggaggagaatGACAAGCTGCGGCAGGAGTTTGCGCAGCACGCCAATGCATTCCACCAGTGGCTGCAGGAGACCAG GACATATCTTCTGGATGG GTCCTGCATGGTAGAAGAGTCCGGAACCTTGGAATCACAACTTGAGGCAACCAAG